In the bacterium SCSIO 12741 genome, TTTATACCCATTAATAAAGAGCTAACCGGCCTTTCATTTGATGACCATAACATGCGTCAATTTGTAAAGGATGTAAAAATTCCAACTTTGGTTCTACAAGTTAGAAACGATAGGGTATCTCGTGAAAGCGACATTCAAGAGATTTATGACAACCTGGAGGTTCCTATGAAAGATATTATTTGGATTGAAGATACCCCATGGCGTTTTCATGGTTATACGTATTTTTCTGAATATCCGCAGGAAATGATTGCTTGGTATGATAAATTCATGAAATAAAACCATGTTACTAATGACAATTTTAAGTTCAAAATGGATGTTAGCAGGATTAGCCCTATTGGCTATCCTGCTTATCCTGTTTGTAATGGGTAAAAAAGAAGTAAAAACGAGCATCGTAATAAATGCTTCCACCGATCAAGTGTGGCAAGCCTTAAGTAGTCCTGAGAAAATTAAAGAATGGAATACTGTGCTTATTCCCCTTTCAGGAGAGTTTAAAGAAGGTACAATGGTTCAGTACAATTTTGTTCAGGATGAAAATAGCAGTACCCAGCTCGGTGCCAAAGTGGTTAAAATCGAGCCGAAGCGGCTAATTAATCAAGAAGGTGGACCTGTTGGAATTCTCACCTTTAATCACAGCTATATTTTGGAACCTGATGGTGACCTTTGTCGCGTTACTATTCACGAAAAATACCGAGGTATAATGGTTCCTTTCTGGAATCCGAATGCGGTAGAAAAAGCCTACGAAAGATTGCTGCAACAGCTTAAAAACCACGTAGAGAATGAGTAACATTTTCACAATAGAATCGGTAAGTCAAATCCATGAGTTTTTGGGATTATCTGGCCCCAAACATCCATTAATAACCGTTCTGCCGATTGACGAACGAATCGTTACTGCAAACTATGGCGATACTACTTTTGTCATGGATCTGTTTCAAATCAGTCTAAAAAAAGGGATTGAAGGAAACATTTCCTATGGACGTAATTCTTACGACTTTAAGGATGGCACCGTGGTTTTTACCAAACCGGATCAAGCCATGAAGTTTTCCACCCAGGAAGACTTTAGCAATGTATCGGGTTGGACCATCATATTTCACCCTGATTTGATTCGTAAATCAGAATTGGGAAAGATTATTGATAACTACGATTTTTTCTCCTATGAAATCTTTGAAGCCCTTCACCTATCAACCGAAGAACAGGAAGTACTTACCGAATTAGCGGAAAAGATTAAAAGAGAATACGAATACATTATTGACCGCCATAGTCAGGAATTGATGGTGTCGAACATTAAACTCTTACTGGATTATTGCACCCGGTATTACGATCGTCAATTTTACACCCGTTCGAATCTGAATAAAGACCTGGTCAGTCGATTTGAGTTGTTGCTTCACAATTATTTTAAGGAGGATAAACAACGAGCGCTGGGTGTACCAACGGTAAAGTACTTTGGAGAGGCTATGAATATGTCCGCGCATTACTTAAGCGATATGCTTAAAAAAGAAAGTGGCCGGAGCGCACAGGATCACATTTATACTCACTTAATGGATTTGGCCAAAACCCGATTGCTAAATTCAACCGCACCTATTAGTCAAATAGCCTATGGATTGGGTTTTGAATACCCCAATCACTTCAGCAAGCTGTTTAAATCAAAGGTAGGGATGAGTCCAGTAGATTTCAGGTCAAATAACTGAACAAAAGCCACAGTAAGTTAATGATATTGGAGAAGTCTACTGTTTACGTTTCGATGCTTACTTCCCAATACAAAACTTCGAAAAGATATTCCCCAACAAATCATCGGTGGTGATCTCTCCAGTGATCTCGCCCAGGTGGAATAGGGCTTGACGAATATCAGCGGCCAACAGATCGCCGGATATGCCCATTTGCATGCCATTTTGAACCGCATCCAATGCTTCGGCGGTTTTGGTCAGCGACTGAAAGTGGCGAATGTTGGTGATTAAGGTTTCGTTTTCTCCCGTGCGTCCGGAAAGAACCAACTGGACCAATTTATCTTTCAGCTCTTGGAGTCCCTCCTTTTGCTTGGCAGAAAGCGAAACAAACTCGAGGTCATTTTGAAAGGCTGCAATTTTCTGATCGTCTACCTTATCGCTTTTATTGGCCAGGGAAAGAATAACGGCCTCTTCCCCACTCCGTTGTTGAAGTTCTACCAAGTTGTTGGCGGCTTCTTCCGGAGTATTGTTCGTTAAATCAAATAGATAAAGAACGATATCGGCGCTTTCCATTTTTTCCCAGGCGCGTTGTACGCCCATAGCCTCCACGGTATCCTCGGTTTGGCGTAGACCGGCTGTATCGATAAAGCGGAAATAGATGCCTTCGATCACCATTTCGTCTTCCACGGTATCCCGAGTGGTTCCAGCGATGTCGGTTACCAAAGCACGCTCTTCATTGAGTAAAGCGTTTAGCAAAGTCGACTTTCCGGCATTGGGCTTACCGACAATGGCTACAGGGACTCCATTTCGAATGGCATTCCCGGTTTTAAACGAAGCGATGAGCCCGGAAATGACTTTTAGGGTTTTCTGAATCAGTTCTTCCAGTTGCGTGCGGTCAGCAAACTCAACATCTTCCTCACTAAAATCGAGTTCCAGCTCGACCAGGGATGCGAAATGAATAAGCTGTTCGCGCAACTCTTTGATTTGTCGGGAAAATCCACCACGCATCTGATTCATAGCAACCTTATGGGCGGCTTCAGAATTGGAGGCAATTAAATCAGCCACGGCCTCAGCCTGACTCAAATCGAGTTTTCCATTGAGAAATGCGCGCAGAGTAAATTCTCCCGGCTCAGCAGGAACGGCACCTTTGCTTGTGAGCAAACGCATCACATTTTGGAGAATGTAGGGAGAACCGTGGCAAGAAATTTCAACCACCTCTTCGCCGGTATAACTTTTCCCATCTTTAAAGAGCGTCATCAACACCTCATCCAGAATGGTTTCTCCATCCCGAATATCACCAAAGTGAGCCGTATGCCCAGCCTTGTTCGATAAATCCTTGGAAAAAACTGAATTCGCAATACTAATAGCCTCTGGACCAGAAAGGCGAATTACGCCAATAGCACCTACCCCCTGAGGAGTGGCCAAAGCAACGATGGTAGAATCCGATACATTCATACGGCGGCAAAAGTAACTCCTTAAAACGACACCCCCTTTGTAAGGAATTTTAAATGTTCAATTTTCAAGTTAAACGCTAAACAGTCATCCCGCTATCCGTACCCCAAAAAAATTGAGAATTGAATATTGATCCTGAAAATTGAAAATTAACTCCCCCCAATTCCCACTAAAAAAATTGAGAATTGAATATTGATCCTGAAAATTGAAAATTATTCCCCCTCTTCCCCCCTTTTGCCAAATCGCCATCGTTCCATTAAGCATAAACACAAAACATTCATTAATCATGAAAACTCAGCATTTACTTTTTACCCTCCTTTTTTCGCTCCTTGGCTGCTTTGGCCTTCAGGCGCAGACTTACTACATGTACGGACAGGTGATCAATATTTCATCACCCACAATCGTAAGCATTGATGCTAACGGATCTACACGAACCGTTACAACCGATTCACTGGGAAACTTCTCAGATAGTGTAAACACCATGGGAACTACCCAAGGATATATTTCGGCTACCGTGATCGATTGCAACGGAAATTCTCAACGTGCCAGTGGAAGTTGGAATCCCGGAACCTCGGTATGGTCAACTACGGTTCAATTGGATGGATGCCCAAACACTCCACCTCCACCACCCGCATGCAAGGCTTTATTTTCCGTCAGTCAGGTTTACCAGAGTGGACCGGGGCAAGCTCCAATTCCTTTCAACGTTATGATTCATAACCGGTCGACTGGAAGCAACCCAACTTATTTGTGGGATTTTGGAGATGGCTCCACGTCCACTCAGGCTAAACCAGTTCATGTGTACAGCGGCAATGGTCCATACAAAGTATGCCTTACGGTTACATCCGGATCCTGCACGGATACCTACTGCGATACTGTAAAGATCGATTCCAATGGTCACGTAACCCGTGGAGCAGGACTTACCCTCTGGGTAGATGAGTACGATGAGAGCAAATTGACTTCTGTGGCGTCTCACCACCGGGAAGAAGTTAATTTCAAAGCTTATCCTAATCCCGCCAACGATCAGCTTATGATTTCTGTAGAGGCGGAAGAAGGTCAATCCATGCAATTGGAAATGATGACCTTAACAGGAAAGGTTGTTCTGGCAGCACAAGAGGATTGGACAGGTTCTCCGGTCACTCTCGATATTCAGGATTTGGCACCTGGTATTTACTTGCTAAATGTCCGTTCTGAAAACTGGAATGCCGTTCAGCGCATTGTTGTTGAATAAGTAACCATCAACTCTCAATCAGTGAATGGCGACCGCTTATTTCGGTGGCCATTTGCTGTTAGTATTCACGCGGATTGGACGCATTAGATAAGTCGTTACTGAAGGCGATTCGGAAAGGGGATCGTCGAGCTCAGCTGAAATTGTACGATAGCTGTTTCAGTCTGTTAATGGGTGTGGCCATCCGTTACCGACTGGATCCAGACAAGTCTGCCGAGTTAATTAACGACACTTTTATCAAAGCGCTTAAAAAGCTGGATCACTATCAGGTGGGCACCTCGTTTCGAGCCTGGATTAAGACCATAATGATACACACGGTGATTGACGATTTTCGGAAGCAACAACGCAACCGAGAGATGGCAGCCACCGATGAGCAATTGGAATACGGAGGCAAGCAGGTGGCTTATAACGACTACATACGCGATGAAAGGATTCGGGAAATTCTAAAGGTCCTGGAGGTACTCCCCCGGCTACCCGCTATGTGTTCAACCTGTTTGCGCTGGAGGGATACGCCCACAAAGAGATTGCCGAATTGCTAAGCATATCGGTAGAAACCTCCAAGTGGCACGTGAAGGAAGCTCGCAAAAAATTGAGCGGTTATTACAAATTCATTACGAACGAATAGGAAAAGAAGGTGGAAGATTTAGACAAGTTTCTGCAAGACGCCCGGAGTTCTCTGGACAATGCTGAGTTCGAAATCAAGGATTCTTACCGGAATGATCTCATTTCCCGGTTAGACTCTCTTCAGGCCGAAGCCCCAAGAAGAAAAAAGGAGGATGGTTTTTCTTCTTGGGTGACCTGCTAATGCTTTTGGCCTTCTCCGGATGGTTTGCAGCCTCTCCTTCCGCCCATTCAATTTTCCCAATTCCTACTAACGATTCTATCTACTCCACTCCCGTATTGGCTGAAAGCGTCGCTGATAACACCTCTGCCAAACCTACCCGAGCGTCGAAAGGTATCAGCACTACACCAGCCGCAAACACCAAGTCATCAAATGCAGCAATTTCCAAAGAGCAACCCAATCAAGAAGTAGCACAGGCCAAGTCAACTGCTTCGACTATCCCTGAAATCCATCCATTGGAAAAGGATTATCAGGAAACTGTCGGGGGTCAATATTCAGCAGTATCAAATTCAGCCTTTTTCTCCGCTGATGAAAAGCCAGAAGAAAATCAAAGGCTGCAACCTGAGCAGAAGGAAACCACCCACTTGCACTCCGATGTAGAATTGGAAAATATCGCTTCGAATGAGGGTATCGGATTTATGCCCCGTCTTTCCTGGTCATTGTTTCAACAGGAGTTTCTACACTATATTGAGCAGGGCGAAACCTCGGAGCATTCTTTCGAAAATGAGGAAAGAGATCGAGTCAAACAAAATACCCCTTCACTGTGGAGTTTATCGATGACCGGTGGTGCTCAAATCAGTATTCCAGGCAAACTTGATTACGGCAACCAGCAAGAGGCTAAAAATGTAACCAGCTCTTCCCTCCTTTCCCCAAGTATTCATTTTGGGGTACAACGGTCCTTGGCCAATGAGCGATTTGCCTTAGGAACTGGATTCCAATATTCGCAATTGGGTGAATCCGTCACTTTTGAAACCCGGGGCGAAGAGTTTAGGATTTTGCCCTTTCAGATTTCAGATACCAGTTTCGAAATCAATGATAGAAGTTATGAAATTTATGACTCTACCTTCATACAAGGACGCTGGCATGTAGACACCACTTTGGTCATTCAGATCGATACGCAAACGACCATCACCCATCAGGTAAAAGACAGTTTAGTCAGCGACTCGGTGACCTATTCACACCAAGGAAAAAACAGCTACAACTATTTTGAAGTCCCGATTTATCTCAGCTATACCGTGCTAAACCGGCCTGCCTGGAAGGTCCATGTAAATCCGGGAATCAGCTTGGGATTTGCCTCCATTCGTTCGCATAGCCTCAATCCTTATCTGGCCGAAGACCAAAAAGCAAACAGCAATAAATGGATGGTTACCGCTCTTTTGTATGCCGACATTGAAAGGCGAATAACTCCCAACCTGTGGATGCATTTGGGGGCTGGCACCCAATACACCTTGTATTCTGGACTAAAGTCAGGTAACAACCGCCGAAATTATGGGTTGATCCAATCTCGCTTCGGCCTCACCTATCGGTTTTGATCCAGGAAATAGTCGGCTCGAATACTTGCCGATTGGCGATTCCGGTTTAATTTCGAAGTTTACTTTCAAATTCTGCAAGAATGGCTTCAAAATTGATATCCTGGAATGTTAACGGAGTGCGGGCTGCCGTCAAAAAAGGGCTCATTGATATTATCTACGATCTGAATCCCGACGTACTTTGTTTGCAAGAAACCAAAGCACAGGATGATCAAGTAGCAGAGGCCTTGCAAGATTTGAAGGGATACCATGTTTATTCCAATTCTGCCGTTAAAAAGGGGTATTCGGGAACAGCCATTATCAGCAAGGAAAAACCCTTGAGCATTCATCCCAATATCGGTATCACTGAGCATGATCAGGAAGGCCGGGTATTGATGGCTGAGTTTGAAGATTACTACCTGGTAACGGTTTATGTACCCAACTCCCAAAACAAATTGGCCCGCCTTGATTACCGGGCAAATTGGGACCACGATTTCCGTATGTACCTGGACAATCTTCAGAAAACCAAGCCCGTAGTTGTTTGTGGAGATATGAACGTATGTCACCGTGAAATTGACATCGCCCGGCCTAAGCCGAACTACAACAAATCTCCTGGATATACCCAAAAGGAAATTGACGGAATGGACAACTTTATCGACGAATCGGGCTTTGTAGACACCTTCCGTGCGCTGCACCCCGATGAAGTAAAATACAGCTGGTGGAGCCTACGCGGTGGAGCCCGAGCCAATAACGTGGGCTGGCGTATCGATTACTTCCTGGTATCCCAAGGCATGTTCGAAAAAGTGCAAGAGGCCGATATTTTGACCGAAGTAATGGGCTCTGACCATTGTCCGGTTTTGCTTCAGCTTAGCTAAGAGAGGACGGTTTTGAGGACGAAGACGAGAACGAAGACGAGGACGAGAACGACTGCTTTGTTTTTGCCTTTTTGCTTGGCTTAGTTCCTGAGTACTTTTTGATAGTGTACCTGCTGATCGTTCACCTTTAGGGAAATGAAATAGTAGCCTTTGGGCAAATCTGCTTCTGGCCTCCATTCTGCCGTGTACTTCTCTGCATTCAAGTTTTCTTCCGAAAGGTGGGCCACTTCATTGCCCTGCATGTCAAACACACTTATTTTGACCTGAGCTGGGCGGAATACACCATAGAATATCTCAACCCGATCGGTAAAAGGGTTGGGACTAACCCGGTAAATCATCCCCTTATCTACATGAGCTTCGTTTAATCCGGTAGAAACACCCTGTCCGTCCACAATAACATCCCAGGAGCCTTCCCAAACGCCCTGGCCATTTTTATGTACACTTATCGTTCGATCGGTAGCATCGAATTGTCCCGATGAAATCGAAGCGGCAGCATCGCCCGGAATATCTGTATCACCGAGAAAATAGAGCTGCGTGGTGAGTGTTGTTCCTCCTGGAGGCGTGATCTTAAAATGGATATGTGCCGGTCTGTATTGAGCCCCGTTCAGGTATTTACCCGGCATAATGGTTTCAAACTGAAAAAATCCGTTGAAATTGGATTTGGTTTGCCCTCGAAGCTTGTAGCCTACATTGTCATAAGCCCCGGCATCATCAGCATGCCATACATCAATGATAGTATCAGGAATCACCTGGGAACAATCCAGATTCGTAACTCGACCACTTATGATCAACCGTTCGCCCGGTTCAGAAGAATCGGCCAATTTCCCTCCCTGAATCTGGGGTGGATTGGCTGTATAAAAAGGACCTTCACCATAATAATCCAGGGTAGTTGGATCGCAGGCATCGGTTATATTTCCGGTTGCCATTGCGTCTTTGGATACCAAAGGCAACACGCCCAAAGACAAGGCTCCCAGGGTGGTATTTTTAAGAAATTTTCGTCGCGAATTTTTTTTAGAAGCCATATCTCTCGGAATTTGTTCATCACAAATATCGGTTTATTGATGTTTGTAGAATTGGACTTTTTTCCGAATGGGTGGTAGTTATTCCGGTTGTTAACTGGAAAAAGTAGGATACTGAATTCCCGACTTTCAAACGAGAATGGTCGGTAAATTGCACTTGCTTTTCCCTGTCCAAAAAGCCTGCAAAATTCCCCTTGCCAGAAACCCACAAACCCTTACTTTTGGACTCCCTTATAAACAACGAGATAATTCGAAACAATGAGCGTATTAGTCAATAAAGATTCTAAGGTCATCGTACAGGGTTTCACCGGAGGTGAAGGAACCTTTCACGCAGGCCAGATGATTGAATATGGAACCAACGTGGTAGGTGGAGTAACTCCTGGAAAAGGTGGACAGACTCACTTGGATCGTCCGGTTTTTAATACTGTTGAAGACGCGGTTAAACAAACCGGGGCTGACGTAACTATCATTTTTGTACCACCTGCTTTTGCCGCTGACGCAATTATGGAAGCTGCTGAAGCTGGTATTAAAGTAATTGTTGCGATTACAGAAGGTATTCCAGTTGCCGACATGGTTAACGTGAAAAACTACTTGAGCAACTTCGACTGTACGTTGGTAGGTCCAAACTGCCCAGGTGTTATTACCCCAGGTGAAGCCAAAGTGGGTATCATGCCAGGATTTGTTTTCAAATCAGGTAAAATCGGAATCGTTTCTAAGTCTGGTACCCTTACCTACGAAGCTGCTGATCAGGTAGTGAAAGCTGGATTGGGAATTTCTACCGCTATCGGAATTGGTGGAGACCCTATCATTGGTACCTCTACTAAAGCTGCTGTTCAGCGTTTGGTAGAAGATCCTGACACCGAAGCCATCGTTATGATTGGTGAGATTGGTGGTAACTACGAAGCTCAGGCTTCTCGCTGGTTGAAAGAAATTGGTAACCCAAAACCTGTTGTAGGATTTATCGCTGGTCAAACCGCTCCTAAAGGAAAAAGAATGGGTCACGCTGGTGCGATCATCGGTGGAAAAGACGATACTGCTGAGGCTAAAATGGCTATTATGCGTGAATGTGGAATTCACGTGGCAGAAAGCCCCGCTCAAATTGGACACACTTTGCTTGAAGCCCTTAAAGGCGTTCAGGCTTAAGCTTGTACCTCATAAATTAAGGAAAACGCTTTGCCTCCGGGTAAGGCGTTTTTTTT is a window encoding:
- a CDS encoding SRPBCC family protein; the encoded protein is MTILSSKWMLAGLALLAILLILFVMGKKEVKTSIVINASTDQVWQALSSPEKIKEWNTVLIPLSGEFKEGTMVQYNFVQDENSSTQLGAKVVKIEPKRLINQEGGPVGILTFNHSYILEPDGDLCRVTIHEKYRGIMVPFWNPNAVEKAYERLLQQLKNHVENE
- a CDS encoding AraC family transcriptional regulator, with product MSNIFTIESVSQIHEFLGLSGPKHPLITVLPIDERIVTANYGDTTFVMDLFQISLKKGIEGNISYGRNSYDFKDGTVVFTKPDQAMKFSTQEDFSNVSGWTIIFHPDLIRKSELGKIIDNYDFFSYEIFEALHLSTEEQEVLTELAEKIKREYEYIIDRHSQELMVSNIKLLLDYCTRYYDRQFYTRSNLNKDLVSRFELLLHNYFKEDKQRALGVPTVKYFGEAMNMSAHYLSDMLKKESGRSAQDHIYTHLMDLAKTRLLNSTAPISQIAYGLGFEYPNHFSKLFKSKVGMSPVDFRSNN
- the mnmE gene encoding tRNA uridine-5-carboxymethylaminomethyl(34) synthesis GTPase MnmE, yielding MNVSDSTIVALATPQGVGAIGVIRLSGPEAISIANSVFSKDLSNKAGHTAHFGDIRDGETILDEVLMTLFKDGKSYTGEEVVEISCHGSPYILQNVMRLLTSKGAVPAEPGEFTLRAFLNGKLDLSQAEAVADLIASNSEAAHKVAMNQMRGGFSRQIKELREQLIHFASLVELELDFSEEDVEFADRTQLEELIQKTLKVISGLIASFKTGNAIRNGVPVAIVGKPNAGKSTLLNALLNEERALVTDIAGTTRDTVEDEMVIEGIYFRFIDTAGLRQTEDTVEAMGVQRAWEKMESADIVLYLFDLTNNTPEEAANNLVELQQRSGEEAVILSLANKSDKVDDQKIAAFQNDLEFVSLSAKQKEGLQELKDKLVQLVLSGRTGENETLITNIRHFQSLTKTAEALDAVQNGMQMGISGDLLAADIRQALFHLGEITGEITTDDLLGNIFSKFCIGK
- a CDS encoding T9SS type A sorting domain-containing protein, whose translation is MKTQHLLFTLLFSLLGCFGLQAQTYYMYGQVINISSPTIVSIDANGSTRTVTTDSLGNFSDSVNTMGTTQGYISATVIDCNGNSQRASGSWNPGTSVWSTTVQLDGCPNTPPPPPACKALFSVSQVYQSGPGQAPIPFNVMIHNRSTGSNPTYLWDFGDGSTSTQAKPVHVYSGNGPYKVCLTVTSGSCTDTYCDTVKIDSNGHVTRGAGLTLWVDEYDESKLTSVASHHREEVNFKAYPNPANDQLMISVEAEEGQSMQLEMMTLTGKVVLAAQEDWTGSPVTLDIQDLAPGIYLLNVRSENWNAVQRIVVE
- a CDS encoding RNA polymerase sigma factor; the encoded protein is MDALDKSLLKAIRKGDRRAQLKLYDSCFSLLMGVAIRYRLDPDKSAELINDTFIKALKKLDHYQVGTSFRAWIKTIMIHTVIDDFRKQQRNREMAATDEQLEYGGKQVAYNDYIRDERIREILKVLEVLPRLPAMCSTCLRWRDTPTKRLPNC
- the xth gene encoding exodeoxyribonuclease III — translated: MASKLISWNVNGVRAAVKKGLIDIIYDLNPDVLCLQETKAQDDQVAEALQDLKGYHVYSNSAVKKGYSGTAIISKEKPLSIHPNIGITEHDQEGRVLMAEFEDYYLVTVYVPNSQNKLARLDYRANWDHDFRMYLDNLQKTKPVVVCGDMNVCHREIDIARPKPNYNKSPGYTQKEIDGMDNFIDESGFVDTFRALHPDEVKYSWWSLRGGARANNVGWRIDYFLVSQGMFEKVQEADILTEVMGSDHCPVLLQLS
- a CDS encoding T9SS type A sorting domain-containing protein — its product is MASKKNSRRKFLKNTTLGALSLGVLPLVSKDAMATGNITDACDPTTLDYYGEGPFYTANPPQIQGGKLADSSEPGERLIISGRVTNLDCSQVIPDTIIDVWHADDAGAYDNVGYKLRGQTKSNFNGFFQFETIMPGKYLNGAQYRPAHIHFKITPPGGTTLTTQLYFLGDTDIPGDAAASISSGQFDATDRTISVHKNGQGVWEGSWDVIVDGQGVSTGLNEAHVDKGMIYRVSPNPFTDRVEIFYGVFRPAQVKISVFDMQGNEVAHLSEENLNAEKYTAEWRPEADLPKGYYFISLKVNDQQVHYQKVLRN
- the sucD gene encoding succinate--CoA ligase subunit alpha translates to MSVLVNKDSKVIVQGFTGGEGTFHAGQMIEYGTNVVGGVTPGKGGQTHLDRPVFNTVEDAVKQTGADVTIIFVPPAFAADAIMEAAEAGIKVIVAITEGIPVADMVNVKNYLSNFDCTLVGPNCPGVITPGEAKVGIMPGFVFKSGKIGIVSKSGTLTYEAADQVVKAGLGISTAIGIGGDPIIGTSTKAAVQRLVEDPDTEAIVMIGEIGGNYEAQASRWLKEIGNPKPVVGFIAGQTAPKGKRMGHAGAIIGGKDDTAEAKMAIMRECGIHVAESPAQIGHTLLEALKGVQA